The sequence GGAGGATGGTGAGCAGGGACCCGGTGATCACCAGGTTGAACACGGGCTGTCCGCCCGCGGTGGCCGCCTGGTCGTTCCAGGCGTTGAGGCCGAGCGTGAGCGGGTACCAGTTCGGATCCTTGATCATGATCAGCGGGAGGAAGTAGTTGTTCCAGGTCGCGACCACGGTGAACAGCAGCACGGTGACGATCCCGGGGGCGAGCAGCGGGAGGCTGATCCGGACGAAGGTGCGCAGCTCGCCCGACCCGTCGACGCGCGCCGCCTCCAGCAACTCGGTGGGGACCGCCTCGGAGGCGAAGACCCACATCAGATAGAGCCCGAACGGGGAGACCAGCGAGGGGATGATCACGGCCCAGGGCGTGTTGGTCAGCCCCATCTTGCTGAACATCAGGAAGGTGGGGACGGCCAGCGCGGTCGTGGGCACGGCCACCGCGCCGACGACGAGGGCGAACACGGTCCGCTTGCCGCGGAAGTCGAACTTCGCCAGCCCGTAGCCGCCGAGCACGGCCAGGCAGGTGGCGCCACCGGCGCCGAGCACCACGTAGAGCAGGGTGTTGAGCAACCAGCGACCGAAGATGCCGTCGTGGTAGGTGAGCGTCTGCCGGATGTTGTCCCACAGGGCGAAGTGGCCGCTGAACCAGATGCCCGGCGATCCCAGCAGGTCCTTCTGGGTCTTCGTCGCGCTGATCACCAGCCAGGCCAGCGGCACCAGGGTGTAGAGCATCACCACGCCCGCGAGGAGGGTGACCCAGGCGCTCCGGCGGGGGCGGTCGACCGAGTGGACTCGCCGGCGCGTCCGCGGGACGGTGCCGGCGCGGTGAGTGCGGGGCCGGGCCTGGGCGTCCGTTGCGGTGGGCATCGGTCACGCCTCCTTTCGCATGCCGCGCAGTTGGAAGGCGTACGCGATGATCATGGTGATGACGCCCATGATGATCGCCACGGTGGCGGCGTAGTTCTGCTGGTGGCCCGAGAAGGACAGCGTGTAGGTGTAGTAGTTCGGCGTGTAGTACGTCGTGATCGCGTTGGGCGCCGGAATCTTGAGGATGGCGGGCTCGTTGAAGAGCTGGAAGCTGCCGATGATCGAGAAGATGGTCGCGATGACCAGGGCCCCGCGGATGGCGGGGAGTTTGATCGCCGTGATGACCCGCCACTGGCCGGCGCCGTCGATCGCGGCCGCCTCGTAGAGCGAGTGCGGGACGACTCGCAGCGCCGAGTAGAAGATGAGCATGTTGTAGCCGACGAACTCCCAGGTCACGATGTTGGCGATGCCTGCGAGCACGAGGTGCGGTGACAGCGGGTCGGGCAGCGTGATGCCGAACGCCCGGTTGATGTCCCCGACCAGACCGAAGCGCGATCCGTAGAGGAACTCCCACATGAGCGTGGCGACGACCGCCGGCACCGCGTAGGGCAGGAAGACGGTGACCCGGAAGAAGCCCTTCCCGTACAGCCGTCCGCTGTCCAGTGCCAGGGCGGCCAGCAGGGCGATGCCGAGCATGATCGGGACCTGGACGGCCAGGAAGAGCGCCACCCGCGCCAAGCCGGACCAGAACTTGGGGTCCTGGAAGGCCTGTTGATAGTGGTCGAGGCCGACGAAGGAGTTGCCGCCGATCAGGCGGTCCTGGAACAGGCTGAGGTAGATCGAGTAGCCGATGGGTGCCAGGAAGACCAGGGCGAACACCGCCAGGAACGGCCCGGTGAAGCCCCAGCCGGCCAGGCCGCGCCGGCCCCGCCCGCGCGGTGGGGTTCCGCGACCCGCTGCGGCGGCTGGTGAGTTGATCGTCATGACCGTCCCGAGGTGGAGGATGG is a genomic window of Kitasatospora azatica KCTC 9699 containing:
- a CDS encoding carbohydrate ABC transporter permease, translating into MTINSPAAAAGRGTPPRGRGRRGLAGWGFTGPFLAVFALVFLAPIGYSIYLSLFQDRLIGGNSFVGLDHYQQAFQDPKFWSGLARVALFLAVQVPIMLGIALLAALALDSGRLYGKGFFRVTVFLPYAVPAVVATLMWEFLYGSRFGLVGDINRAFGITLPDPLSPHLVLAGIANIVTWEFVGYNMLIFYSALRVVPHSLYEAAAIDGAGQWRVITAIKLPAIRGALVIATIFSIIGSFQLFNEPAILKIPAPNAITTYYTPNYYTYTLSFSGHQQNYAATVAIIMGVITMIIAYAFQLRGMRKEA
- a CDS encoding carbohydrate ABC transporter permease, with translation MPTATDAQARPRTHRAGTVPRTRRRVHSVDRPRRSAWVTLLAGVVMLYTLVPLAWLVISATKTQKDLLGSPGIWFSGHFALWDNIRQTLTYHDGIFGRWLLNTLLYVVLGAGGATCLAVLGGYGLAKFDFRGKRTVFALVVGAVAVPTTALAVPTFLMFSKMGLTNTPWAVIIPSLVSPFGLYLMWVFASEAVPTELLEAARVDGSGELRTFVRISLPLLAPGIVTVLLFTVVATWNNYFLPLIMIKDPNWYPLTLGLNAWNDQAATAGGQPVFNLVITGSLLTILPLVAAFLLLQRYWQSGLAAGSVKE